From the genome of Yersinia enterocolitica, one region includes:
- the astE gene encoding succinylglutamate desuccinylase, with product MLDFLAITLSGHPPEQTRGATLSIEWQWLDDGILMLTPSGNYTQSVVLSAGIHGNETAPIEILNQLVSDLLAGELTLAVRLLVIFGNPAAISAGKRFLSADINRMFGGRHRRYPSSNETRRVEIIEQAVSAFFRAESQLTRQHYDLHTAIRESHHTRFGLLPYQTTPYSAVMLRWLQDIQLDALVMHTSAGGTFAHFSSEHCQAASCTLELGKALPFGENQLAEFTHIVGGLRSLVSGEPLPVQPSGGMVFYRVVKSLLKQHPDFKLWVDNDTVNFTRFKQGTLLAEQSGEYYRVKHEDEWILFPNPQVALGLRAGIMLVRMDKSEVPTV from the coding sequence ATGCTAGATTTCCTGGCGATAACACTCTCGGGCCATCCGCCAGAACAGACCCGTGGCGCGACGCTGAGTATCGAGTGGCAATGGCTCGATGACGGGATACTGATGTTGACACCTTCTGGCAATTACACCCAGTCAGTGGTGTTATCTGCCGGTATCCACGGAAATGAAACGGCCCCGATTGAGATTTTGAATCAATTGGTGTCAGATTTGTTAGCAGGTGAATTAACGCTGGCCGTCCGTTTGTTAGTCATATTTGGCAATCCAGCGGCGATAAGCGCCGGCAAACGTTTCCTCTCAGCAGATATCAACCGTATGTTTGGCGGGCGGCACCGGCGTTATCCTTCCAGTAATGAAACCCGACGGGTTGAAATTATTGAGCAAGCTGTGTCGGCGTTTTTCCGAGCAGAGAGTCAACTGACGCGCCAGCATTACGATTTACACACGGCAATTCGTGAATCTCATCATACTCGATTTGGATTGTTGCCTTATCAAACAACACCCTATAGCGCAGTAATGCTACGGTGGTTACAAGATATTCAACTGGATGCATTAGTGATGCATACCTCGGCAGGGGGGACCTTTGCTCATTTTAGTAGTGAGCACTGCCAGGCCGCAAGTTGTACGCTTGAGTTGGGAAAAGCGCTACCATTTGGCGAAAATCAGTTGGCTGAATTTACGCATATAGTCGGGGGATTACGTTCATTAGTTAGTGGGGAACCATTGCCTGTACAACCCTCAGGAGGAATGGTGTTTTATCGCGTGGTGAAATCACTGCTAAAACAACATCCTGATTTTAAACTGTGGGTTGACAATGATACGGTTAATTTTACTCGTTTTAAGCAAGGTACACTGCTGGCGGAGCAATCCGGTGAGTATTACCGTGTTAAACATGAAGATGAGTGGATCTTGTTTCCAAACCCTCAGGTAGCCCTTGGATTACGTGCAGGGATTATGTTGGTACGAATGGATAAGAGTGAGGTACCAACGGTATAA
- a CDS encoding imidazolonepropionase has protein sequence MVSVIHCDSLWYGADIVTMCGGEYHLISQGAIAVTGGKIVWIGPHKELPALHASREIVFQGGLITPGLIDCHTHLVFGGDRSAEFEQRLNGVSYAEIAANGGGIISTVRATRNTSEEQLLEQALFRLKPLLAEGVTCIEIKSGYGLSLESEIKMLRVARRLGELLPITVKTTCLAAHALPPEFAGRADDYIDFVCNTVIPRVAEEGLADAVDAFCEHLAFSPAQVERIFLAAQKVGLPVKLHAEQLSALGGSTLAAKFNALSADHLEYATKSDVQAMCHAGTVAVLLPGAYYLLRETQCPPIELFRQYGVPMALASDANPGTSPALSLRLMLNMACTLFRMTPEEALAGVTCYAAQALGLQETQGTLEIGKLANWVHWPLSRPAELAYWLGGQLSATVVFQGEVRP, from the coding sequence ATGGTGTCAGTAATTCACTGTGACAGTTTGTGGTACGGTGCCGATATCGTGACCATGTGTGGAGGGGAATATCATCTGATATCGCAAGGAGCAATAGCGGTCACAGGCGGTAAAATAGTCTGGATTGGGCCACATAAAGAGTTACCAGCACTCCATGCCTCACGTGAGATCGTCTTTCAAGGTGGCCTGATTACCCCTGGTTTAATTGATTGCCATACACATCTCGTCTTTGGCGGTGATCGCAGTGCTGAATTTGAGCAACGCCTTAATGGGGTCAGCTATGCAGAGATTGCCGCTAATGGTGGTGGGATTATCTCGACGGTTAGGGCAACACGGAATACCAGTGAAGAACAATTGCTCGAACAAGCTTTATTTCGGCTGAAACCTCTTCTTGCCGAGGGCGTGACTTGCATAGAGATAAAATCCGGTTATGGCCTTAGTCTTGAAAGTGAAATAAAAATGCTGCGGGTTGCCCGCCGTTTGGGTGAATTACTCCCCATTACAGTTAAAACAACCTGTTTGGCAGCACATGCTTTACCACCTGAGTTTGCCGGCAGAGCAGACGACTACATTGATTTCGTTTGTAATACCGTCATTCCTCGGGTAGCTGAAGAGGGGTTGGCCGATGCCGTTGACGCATTTTGTGAACACCTGGCATTTTCACCGGCACAGGTCGAGCGCATATTCTTGGCCGCCCAGAAAGTCGGTTTGCCGGTCAAACTGCATGCCGAGCAACTGTCGGCACTTGGTGGCAGTACTCTTGCAGCAAAATTTAATGCATTGTCGGCCGATCATCTTGAATATGCCACGAAGTCAGATGTTCAAGCCATGTGCCATGCGGGTACTGTGGCGGTATTGCTACCAGGTGCTTATTACTTGCTACGTGAAACACAATGCCCCCCCATTGAACTGTTTCGCCAGTATGGTGTGCCAATGGCCTTGGCCAGCGATGCCAACCCAGGAACCTCCCCTGCACTCTCTTTGCGTTTGATGCTCAATATGGCTTGCACCTTATTCCGTATGACACCGGAAGAAGCGTTGGCGGGTGTCACATGCTATGCCGCTCAGGCACTTGGTCTGCAAGAGACTCAAGGCACATTGGAAATTGGCAAACTGGCAAATTGGGTCCATTGGCCACTATCCCGCCCGGCCGAATTAGCTTACTGGCTAGGTGGCCAATTATCTGCAACTGTCGTTTTCCAAGGAGAGGTTCGCCCATGA
- the hutG gene encoding N-formylglutamate deformylase encodes MNLTDPLSFHSGKLPLLISIPHAGTRLTPVVEAGLTAAARPLSDTDWHIPRLYDFARNMGASLLIGNYSRLVVDLNRPEDDQPLYTTATTGLFPETLFDGRPCFISDKTPSPQERQSYLLHIWRPYHQQLQSELDRLKAQFGYALLLDAHSIASVIPRLFEGQLPDLNFGTNSGVSCDPSLSKQLIECCQHQSTFSHILNGRFKGGHITRAYGLPQNQQHAVQLELSQLNYMSETEPYHYRPERATHLQQLLEQLIHIMLSWGEQHYQR; translated from the coding sequence ATGAATCTAACTGACCCGTTAAGTTTTCACTCCGGTAAACTGCCTTTATTAATCAGCATTCCTCATGCCGGCACCCGACTAACCCCCGTGGTGGAGGCTGGCCTAACAGCTGCCGCACGCCCTTTATCAGATACTGATTGGCATATTCCTCGTCTCTATGATTTTGCCCGAAATATGGGGGCCAGCTTACTAATAGGTAATTACTCTCGCTTAGTCGTTGACCTTAATCGCCCAGAGGACGATCAACCACTGTATACCACAGCAACAACTGGCTTATTCCCCGAAACGTTGTTCGATGGGCGACCTTGTTTTATCTCAGACAAAACACCGTCGCCGCAGGAGCGTCAATCTTACCTGTTACATATCTGGCGTCCTTATCATCAGCAACTTCAATCCGAATTGGACCGGCTTAAAGCACAGTTTGGCTATGCATTGCTGTTAGATGCACATTCAATTGCATCAGTTATTCCGAGATTATTTGAAGGACAATTACCCGATTTGAATTTTGGTACCAATAGTGGTGTCAGTTGTGACCCATCATTAAGCAAGCAATTAATTGAATGTTGTCAACATCAATCCACCTTCAGCCATATATTGAATGGGCGCTTTAAAGGTGGTCATATAACTCGGGCATATGGTCTGCCCCAGAATCAGCAACACGCCGTGCAACTGGAATTATCCCAGTTAAACTATATGTCTGAAACTGAGCCTTATCACTACCGACCTGAGCGAGCCACGCATTTGCAGCAGTTACTCGAACAGTTAATTCATATCATGTTGTCATGGGGTGAACAGCACTATCAACGCTGA
- a CDS encoding phosphoporin PhoE — protein sequence MMKRSLLALAVTLSIVPTLSNAAEIYNKDGNKLDLYGRVAAKYLFSNHNNADDTYVRFGFKGETQINSQLTGFGQWEYNVAAKNAESQGDKGNKTRLGFAGLKFAEFGSFDYGRNYGVVYDALAYTDMLPEFGGDSIAYTDNYMTGRSTGLATYRNSDFFGLVKGLNVAAQYQGRNDDGDTTKNERAIQKANGDGFGLSVDYQDIEGSGIGFAGAYSSSNRTLGQKTLADSATGDKAQAWATALKYDANQVYIAAMYGETLNMTPYKALIANKTQNVELVAQYQFENGIRPSIAYVQSKGKELAVVGDADLLKYAEIGVTYYINKNMFAYVDYQINLLDEDNNPLGLGTDDTVAVNLTYRF from the coding sequence ATGATGAAGCGCAGTTTACTGGCCTTGGCGGTCACCTTGAGTATCGTTCCTACTCTTTCAAATGCAGCAGAGATTTATAATAAAGACGGCAATAAGCTGGATCTTTATGGCCGCGTAGCCGCTAAATATCTTTTCTCAAACCATAATAACGCTGACGATACCTATGTGCGTTTCGGTTTTAAGGGTGAGACACAGATTAATAGCCAATTGACCGGTTTCGGCCAGTGGGAATATAACGTAGCCGCTAAAAATGCAGAATCACAGGGCGACAAAGGCAATAAAACCCGCTTGGGTTTTGCTGGTCTAAAATTTGCTGAGTTTGGCTCTTTCGATTACGGCCGTAACTATGGTGTAGTTTATGATGCGCTGGCCTATACCGATATGCTGCCAGAGTTCGGTGGCGACTCAATCGCTTATACCGACAACTACATGACAGGTCGTTCTACTGGTTTGGCAACTTACCGTAACTCTGACTTCTTCGGCCTGGTTAAAGGTTTGAATGTTGCAGCTCAGTATCAAGGTCGTAATGACGATGGAGATACCACTAAGAATGAGCGCGCAATCCAGAAGGCTAATGGCGACGGTTTTGGTTTGTCTGTTGATTACCAAGACATCGAAGGCAGCGGTATCGGCTTTGCGGGTGCATACTCTTCTTCCAATCGGACCTTAGGCCAAAAAACATTGGCTGACAGTGCGACAGGGGATAAAGCTCAGGCTTGGGCTACTGCACTGAAATATGATGCAAACCAAGTTTACATCGCAGCAATGTACGGCGAAACGCTGAACATGACGCCATATAAAGCACTGATTGCGAATAAAACCCAGAACGTTGAATTGGTCGCTCAATACCAGTTCGAAAATGGCATTCGCCCGTCCATCGCTTATGTCCAGTCTAAAGGTAAAGAACTGGCAGTTGTTGGCGATGCAGATTTGCTGAAATATGCTGAAATCGGTGTGACTTACTATATTAACAAAAACATGTTTGCCTATGTTGACTACCAGATTAACTTACTGGATGAAGACAACAATCCACTGGGCCTGGGCACTGATGATACTGTTGCAGTTAACTTGACTTACCGTTTCTAA